Sequence from the Syntrophobacterales bacterium genome:
GATGCAATAAAGACTGCGATCAGCGTCTACTACGCGGAGACGGGTACTGGTCTCGCTGCTACTTTGAGCCTTACTGACATCAGGACACAGCTCGGTGTTGATGTTCCCACTAAGTATCTAAAGGGTATGACGGTAAATAGCCAACTCAGCGATGGTACGCCCAGCGGAGGCGGTGTTATTACCGCGACGTTCTGCGATGCAGGTTCGGCTAGCCCTAAAAAACCGATCGGTTCCGGCGTGGATGGCGCCACTCTGATACTCTATCCTACCAGTGATTATAAAGACTGGAAATGGGCGCCTAACCCCACCAGTACATTAGCTCCAGCATATATACCCAAAAATTAGCACCTGATTTGCCGGCAGGATGGAGGTGTAATACCCCCTCTACAATTTTTTCTATTTACCAAAAGGATGGTTTTCATGCTTATTTCAGAATTATTCCACTGGTCGGATATATCTCAGGGATTCCACCTTGGATTGTGCGGTGCATCAAGGCAAGTGCCAAGGACATATTCATGAGAATATTTATTGAACCCTGCTTATTTATGTTTGGAGCCGTCATAGGCAGTTTTCTGAATGTATGCATATACCGGATACCGAGGGAGAAATCAATCATACATCCCCCCTCCTCATGTCCGAATTGCGGAAGACCGGTCAAGTTCTACGACAACATACCGCTCGCGAGTTACGTTTTGATGAAAGGCCGTTGCAGGAGCTGCGGCGTCAGAATATCGGCAAAATATCCGATCGTCGAAGCTTTAACAGCCTTGTTGTTTGTAGTCCTCTACACACATTTGGGCCTTACTTTTGAGTTGTTCGTATTCATGACATTTACGTCCGTCCTGATCGTCATATCGTTCATAGATCTGGAGTTTAAGATCATCCCGGATATACTGAGTATTGGCGGCATCATTGCCGGCTTGGTTTTCTCCATCGCCAGGCCGTTTTTCCGGAATTTTGGCCTGAAATTCGATATTCTTGACTCAATTTATGGTATCCTGTTGGGGGGTGGCATCATCTTCGCCATCGCTTGGATATATCAGCTTATTGCCAAAAGAAAGGGGATGGGCGGGGGAGATATAAAGCTTTTGGCGATGATAGGCGCATTCTGCGGACTGAAGGGTGCGCTTTTCAGTCTCATATGCGGTTCCATGGCGGGCATCATCGTTGGTGTGCCACTCATGCTGGCAAAAGGGGAGAACGGCAGGTATGCCATACCGTTCGGGCCGTTTCTTTCTATTGGCGCGTTTGTCTATTTATACACCGGAGAACGGGTCATATTCGAGTTTTTGGAGTTTCTGGACAGAGGCTGAGGCCTTAAACGCCGGATCCGTGAGTGCTTGATAAAGGGGAAGCTTGAGACGATAGACAGGTCGAATCTCCTCTGCTCCTCGCTAATGATACAGGTAAGAAGGTAATGCTAAACACAACGAGAGATGGAGATTTCTTAATGGAATTCAAAATGAATGCGGCTTTCGAGAAAAATCCGATTGAAATTAAGGTCTACAGACAAAATGAGCGGAAACACGTTCTGCTCAAACCGATTTATAGAACAGAGTCAGACAAGTTTGTCGACTTCTCCAAGGATTGAGAGATGTCACCGGTTCTAAGACTTTCAGTATTCTTGTCCCGAGCAGGCGTATCCTCCAGACGCAAGGCGGAAGAGATTGTTGCTTCCGGGAAGGTTAAAGTAAACGATCTAGTTGTATTGGAGCCGCAGTTTAAGGTAATACCAGAGAAAGATGTTGTAACACTTGATAATACCAAGATAAACGAGACAAAAATAAAATTATACATTGCGTTACACAAGCCTCCAAAAGTATTATCTGATCTTAAGTATGATGATGACAGAGAGATTGCACGAAATCTTATAGGTATTCAGGGCTATCTTTACCCTGTGGGGAGGTTGGATTACC
This genomic interval carries:
- a CDS encoding pilin; this encodes MFKIQKNSKGFTFIELIIVTAIICILAAIPIQYYTRYVKRTKIQEVVHSMDAIKTAISVYYAETGTGLAATLSLTDIRTQLGVDVPTKYLKGMTVNSQLSDGTPSGGGVITATFCDAGSASPKKPIGSGVDGATLILYPTSDYKDWKWAPNPTSTLAPAYIPKN
- a CDS encoding prepilin peptidase translates to MRIFIEPCLFMFGAVIGSFLNVCIYRIPREKSIIHPPSSCPNCGRPVKFYDNIPLASYVLMKGRCRSCGVRISAKYPIVEALTALLFVVLYTHLGLTFELFVFMTFTSVLIVISFIDLEFKIIPDILSIGGIIAGLVFSIARPFFRNFGLKFDILDSIYGILLGGGIIFAIAWIYQLIAKRKGMGGGDIKLLAMIGAFCGLKGALFSLICGSMAGIIVGVPLMLAKGENGRYAIPFGPFLSIGAFVYLYTGERVIFEFLEFLDRG